TTCAGCAAAAAGAGATATGAATTGGGAAGAAGTGTTTCACGCTGACTATGGTGTTTGGAGCCCGACTCCAATAGTTCGAAGAGGTAATCCAAAACCTATTCTTCGAGATATTACACGGCCACCACCTTAATCGATTGTCTAAGGGATAACCAACTTCGAGGTTATTGATTACTTTGTCAACGAGCAACTCTCTATTTTAGTTCGGAATAGTTAATAGGATTTCTTGATACGTTGTGGTGTTTTACGTTTTCATGTTGTCTTTCTAAGCATCTACATATGATAAACTATTTAAGAACTTCGATCTAACCAGATTGTCTGGGTGCATGCTTTCTTGTTTATCTGTTtgaaatgatgatttttttttttttttgtcactgaaaACTTCATTAATAATAATAGGTAGGGGATGGGCCAAATAAGGTCCAAGCCCAAGGGTTCAATACAGAAGATATGAAAAACGCAGAGATTCTTTTGCGAGATTATTCGCTTCCACATTCAGAGAACGAGAGATATGCGCAAAAGAGATTGATGCAAACTCAGTAGATATCGATCGGATGTCTTTCACAATACCGATGATTTCCTTAGTCTGAGTGATGCCGGAGATTGCTCGGATGAGCGTTAAGTTGTCGGAGAGCACCTCAAGAGAGCTGAACTCCAAATTGATCGCCATACACATAGCTGATCTGACTGCAGAAGCCTCTGCAACTAGAGGGGAGCCTATCGAAGCTTCACACATCGATCCTTTGATGGGAGATTCGAGTTTCGGACCCGAGAACACCCACCCTAGTCCTGCTACGAGCTTTTCCTTGTGCCACGCCGCGTCTGTTTGAAATgatgataaaagaaaatattactaCATATCCAGCTTTAGCATTCATGCCTTTCTTAACTTAGTGTTCTTACTTTCAATTGGCTTATGGACTTGTATCAAGGAATAGAGACATAACTTTCGTATGTATTAATTATGAACATGTTATAATCTAAGGAACTGGAATATATAACAAGTAAAAACTAACTTGAAGAATATATGCTGATCTATTCTATATGTCTATGCAACATGCATGTTATTAATCCAAAAGTATTAGAGaatgttaaattatattaaaccaTGGAGGTTATTAAATCTATGAGATATTATGCTTTATTTAATAAACGTGATTATTAAACATCACTTGAATACTTGTAagtaaaaaaaatgagaatacTGATCTTCATCGGGGGATTCATTAACATGGCAAAATAATCCTGACTGTGCGGTTTATATATtaccagtgtttttaaaaccggaccgacccGATGGTTGGACAGGGTTCGACTATGAACCGGTTATATAGCCGGATTGGTCTagttaggggtgttcaatccggatatcggttcggtttcggttcggtttttttggttttttggtgtttcggtttataaaaaatatctaccatattaaaaccatatttaatatggtttggttcggtttatataccgtcggttttcggtttattcggttttataccaaaaaaccgtaaatatatttatcttttaaaatattttgtgaattttactTTATAAGATTAGATATCggctttaaatttaattataacatggcgatattttggtttttaaataatctattttttattttactatttaaataatcagtaaacatatttatttaataacaataatagTTTTATGGAATAAAAGTAAGAAATATCAGTAATCCATAAtactattaaacaaaaaagtaaaaaatatgtttttttttaatttgataaaaaaaaatttgaacttaaaataaaatactaaataactaaaataaacgTTTAAGTAGGAAGATCataccaataaaataaattaggtatatattattaattatattatataatttacatatacttatattttatattttaattaattggtttattcggtttgatcggtttatataccaaaccatattgaTATACCacagttttttaaaaatgacatcCATTCGGTATATTCGATactaccaaatccaaaccatttttttctatttcggttcggttttaattGGTTCGGCTttaccggattgaacacccctaggtCTAGTAATTGGTTCAACCATGAACCGGCCACATAGCCGGATTATATTTCAAAgttattaaaccaataaaaaccaataaaactatcaaaaatctataaaccatctatacaaacaagaaactaatttatatttataatattttatgttcagaattgatttatattttaactttgCATCATCTTTactaatattacttttatatttacatactaaaaaaaatattaaactatattattgAATCATGTTTGTTCCGGTCGAACCATATTGAACTGTGATCTAAAATATTTCCGGTTCAGGTTCCGGtctggttttaaaaacactgtaTATTACTAAAagattatcttattttttacttATCCACCGTTGATAGTGACGTGATTTTACAACTGAAAGATAGAAACAATCGGCCGATCAAAGCGGTGATCTCGGCCGAGGGATTTTGAAGTCACATGGTATAGGTGTCATGAAACACATGTTTCAAAGGGTCCCACATTTACGCgttcttgttttatttatttgtatattcgTTAGATCTCACTACCTTTCTGGACCTGGTTGGTAAACCATATAAAATGATGGCAAGTAAAAGGTTGATTTTACTTGGAATCTAGAGCATTTGAAACTTTAGaagattatttttaaagtgAAACACGGCAGAGTAGAGTAGCATCACAGCACAACTCAGTGATTTACTATTTACAGTATCCTCTCAAGTCTCGATAACATATAAATTCCATGCTTTATTTTTAGTCAACTACGTGTGTCTCTGTCTCACACAATATCGCTTTAAttgaaatatatgaataaatatGGAACTAACAACCACATTCATTGCCCAATTAATTCTCAACGTCAATTATTTTTGTCTATCAGCAACAAGTTAATGAAGACAGACAGATATTTTATGCAtcgtgttgttttttttttctctatttcattcatgtttttttttttcagtttattaGTCAATGAACGCTCTTTCTTCTATGATTtattatcaacaaaaaaaaactgacgtGCAACCCCTTAATTAAGTCCCAGATGTTTAACTAAGTAATTGACAAATAAACTCTTAAAATGTTacgaaataaatttatttctataattaataattaataaattgttttatactGAATAATTTATACGTTTTCATATAAACTAGTTATgcaatttagtaaaaataatttaagtttcaaaaaagaaaaataaacattttgtaCTATAAAAGAGTTTGACTTCGTCGCTTAccgaagaagatgaagacggTGGAATAATAAAATTCACTCTCATCAATCATCTCCCAAGAG
This genomic stretch from Brassica napus cultivar Da-Ae chromosome C9, Da-Ae, whole genome shotgun sequence harbors:
- the LOC111209599 gene encoding uncharacterized protein LOC111209599 produces the protein MALRINNVRFLLVVATILVIVIASVAGEAFPDDSQVKQDSAKRDMNWEEVFHADYGVWSPTPIVRRGNPKPILRDITRPPP